The Lampris incognitus isolate fLamInc1 chromosome 4, fLamInc1.hap2, whole genome shotgun sequence genome segment tgaatgatttcttgttttcatcatttTTGAGGAAAACTTTCCAATCTGCAGGTCGATGAACATTCAGACCACTAACTATGAACCGTTCCCCACAACCTCTACAATCCCTCTCAGCTGATTTTGGTGAATGAAGACGGTCTGCATAAGTGTCTGTGTTGAATCTTCATTGTCCGGGGCACATCGTTCATGTagaatgaggagtttccatcttgaatgagagcacattggctaggagaggggagctgtgcattctcagtatctttgatcatgtagttcatcccttgtgccttgttggtttttgcaaagaagccatcgattgttgagatggaatatggcgtcagagtcaggggatagcacatcaggtcagagatgctgatttgtgaccttagtagctgtgatttgatgaaaatctgaaagataaatccacttgtagccttatactggattactctctggtttgatgccataagcTTCCTTTTAGGTGTTGTGGAAGACATTGTCTTGAATTTGTTTCTCTTGATAGGGTTAAAAAAAGGACTTTCTTTGTAAGAAGACGCTCACGGATGAACTCTTCTTTTTGAGTTTGGCCATTTTTCAGAGCATTCAGCACATCAGAGCACACCTCTTCTGGTACAgcagcgcctgaagtcaaacttgtcaaggtttgagaagtctcaagctgaaatgggttgatgaaactctgaaatacttctattgtttgctgcacttgctcctcagaccgattgatttcacgtggtcttagatctctttgctgcttctctgaatgctcacctcggctgctaatcatattccacatggcctctacaaactctcctttagcatgggcagtcaggatgtgacgttggctggcttcataattgctggtgattccacagattccagctgagtatgttccagaacccgagtttgacttaagccatttcatagctgtctcctctattgttttgtcaacgtggcagcggttgcctgggatatgtgatctggctacactgattgctccagcgcgcaaaagtttctctgaaccaggatgtgtttcctcaatgtgttcaagaaagcacccaaagtatgtgaggaatctagcataattctgctgatctgagcagaaaaagaggtctggcatgatgtttatggcagctttgtacccatcatagtcattcattttgattgcgctgttcattgacaggacaagccagatgcagtccatgtattccatccaaaaccggccagtttctcccagctccccctttctcactctttctctaaatgaattgtattctgttatgtggtgagatatatcagccgatgatagaacttcagttagagtagattcatttggggtatgtttttccagaaaaaatgtaccttcagctgagagtgctccatgagtttccagatacttgtcatagaggagtctttcaagaccttctagcatcgacttgtgtgtgttcatagctctgtcccaattctttccatcagtgaccccagccacagagcctgtggtgatcagttttgcttccaaagccacttcgacccatccactcccttgacagtatcttcggcctataccgttcaagtaagctccacagcaatggaatgtaccaatgaggatgatgtgctttttatatttttcaggttcattccatattagagggtaggctttcatgcaaacacctaggtcaaatgtactgatggtgtactcttgtccagcttcagaggatgcaacttggctgcatctaaggcattcttgaatggttgtcaagtcggttataggagcattgatcatgggataatacccaattgcggtgaggcattttggagaacggccagtaacagacacccaacctgacagaccagggatgtgctgatcgccggagttgattttatgagcaatgacccaaattatatcactatctgatgattttgagtggtatgtggatgtgttatttgaattggatgactccaagttagctggttcagatcgtttccgcttgtagtaagttggcaactcctgagcaggacttttaaatgatcattgtttttttggaggttgagtgttcggattagtgtaggctgactcttgtgtaggctgtgttgtggtcagggctgctgcatctgcacaggacccttgatcttgcaggtagatgcctacagcggtatgaatggaccctgccccatatacatcagatactagctgatcaaaattgtcccagtcacaatgtaagactgctccatcaggttgtctcttgataacatctgagttgctgattaatgaagcactttccacaattgaattttccagagccgtttcaagttctattgagtatgtgtaggactcacagtggccaagtctatttatcagagtggtgatgctcttggatcggaagagatggcgtagtgtcatacatagtaagatgtgtttcttcatcttccattgacctgctgtaactgctctgcagatgtcttgagaaattgatgatgccagattgtcctcccgatatgatggcttcctctcacctcagattaggtttaaaacaaattggaaaacctcagaaggaatctcctcttttgggtcagggagatcctgagctctaggaggccaggggagtggttcagaatttttgaaggcttttaggattttcttgtgaagatcatggctgatctcttactccaatcagtaattcccatctcataagctgaacacactgtcgtcttcatagattcttgggatgtacaaaacactaatgtgtctttgtatgggcaagatgagaagtcgatactatctttgagatcaggacagcattcgatttttagtctcaggttatggcttgttatctgagcaggagcttcttctccaaattgtctcaaggtttcattatacaaaacagtaagatgagcaagtttcacaacctgacccttttgaataacttctgtttttatatgaacatacaccccattgaaagctttactgatcattcccttctttgtagttattttatccgctgcagctgtagtgtcaggctgaggtgctcgctttactaagtactgcttgcgacagcagtcatgaaattgagcctccttagcaaataaatcaactccctggattttgcacaacaaatcttcatcacctagttccatagctttttgctcaatatttttgtatgcatttgattggaatttctgcaagctatatctattgccagaagcttgcttcactgtgccacttttgcagaatatgcaataatttccaaacaaaacggaagaatccacatgctcatgtgttggtctagtagcgtatttttctgcttgacaatttcttgctaaagcacggttagcattacagaaaaaaatgcgtcgacagttttcatgatacccacaatcagcagataattcatcaggaattgagtcacaaacatctggcatgccaccacagtcagacgtttgtgtcaaaagtttgtttttcatgtcgtggatttcagtaaatgcattaagtggatcagccttagaagaaaaggctataaacttaacatttactgttcccttacaaccatgcagaatgcaatttcccagaggtgactggggcggtggctgtttcttctgctttgaagaactctggcaaggtgtccagtcttcatcatcttgtcatctctttggcatcttgactgattcatatactgtaacaatgcaaccatcttaaaatcagtattgcaataatgaaatagggagtactattcagtgtgccaattcacattgattcaaatataatgctttgcattacaattatttctcttatcacctcaaatgtgcagactgatagtattccaactgtagctacaacacacctcatgaatattgcaacctcgctagcttgattgcaaaattgtgcttgctagctagctaaaactaaAGAGACTAGCTTAAATCATGTTAAGATTGTAAAATATCAGTTTAATAAATATTCTAATCATTGTTACAATGCTTAGTCACTGGTCTAGAACCTAATACATACCTTCAATCTGCGGTGGCCTTGTGGTATTCAGGCTGCTTCTGATACAGCCCACAGTTACTATGGCAATGGAAATTATACATATCTgctttttttcatatttgaggtactgtaggcctatagtgaagactttcggccacagcaagagtaatatttgagatagaaaggtcatcttgggctcaaattgaagcttaagaactagggaagttgtctatacacaagtgaggcatacatattcataaagtgctgaagaataataattttgatgataatttgtcaggtggacagtactttttttgtctttttggggatggtgtgggtgatatcttaaaattgagttctgcgtccccctatgtatcaggatactctctgccaaatttcattcttgtatgactatttatgccattgtagtaccttaatacttgcatgtacataatttcgccaggaacatggctcaaaaattgggtttttggccccctgtggccaaacggggccgagttgggggtgctcgttatcaacttctgatggcccaaggtataggctaacaagaaataatagtgaaaaaaaggtagcagaaaacatcctgagggctggtcctggctcctgGCCTATACCATTTATTTACAGGAAACACCACAGACACACCATAAGAGCTGAAAGCAAAATAAAACATACAATCATACACTCATACATGCGACCACGTTTCCACCATAGCTAGCTGCCGTAACAACGCGCATAGCGCTGCTAGCATTAGCTCATTTAGCTAACTTCTAAATCCGGTTACACAAGACATAAAAATAACACCTCATAACGAACTCAAATTATACAGTCACGCTACAcacatacctgttcgccttccagctaggtgctaaataaaaaaTGATAAACAATATTCTTCACGAACAGTCCTTGGCTTTCTCATGGCATGCGAACGTAAGCCATTTCAACTTTCCTTCTCGTTTCTGCCGTCAACTTGCGCACGCACAGTAACATATAGAGGAGACCATATCAATGTTTTCACAATAAAAGGTATGTAAACAATAAAAGTACAATTCACTATAAAATCAAATCTGGTACATGGCACTCTATAACAAATTCAATAGCATATAAGTCTAATTAACAAAGCACCATATAATAATCTCAATAACTTGTCTTAATAATATCAAATATAATATAAAgtaatatgggtcatttacaactACCACTCTGCATTGGTGCCAACATGTCTGGCTGTTTCACTAGACTGAAAAGCTTGATAGTCATCGTCAGATGGGGGTAAGCTGCATAATGTGATAGGCAGAGTGCCTTAACAGGGGTTTGTATCAGATATTGTCTGTTTAGCATACATATCTAAGGTCTCCTGTGTCAGTAGTGCCTCCGACTTCCTCACTGACATTTGGATCATGATCAGAAGACACAGAGAAGCTAGAGGGCAAGGTCTCAGAATCTGCATCGCATGCATGGTAAGAAAAGTCTGTTTGCATATTAGATGAAACACCGAAAAGTGTTAAATCAAGGTCTTGCTGACCTGTAACACGACAAACCTGCACCTGTGGATCTGGACAGGTGTTTCTAAGACTTACACCCTCACCAGGATGGTAAGCGGGGCCACAAGTCATTCCGGTTGGTGCTGGAGTCTCCGAGTTTCCACTCATAATTTGGTTCTCACAACTGGGAATGGGAATGTAAGTCCTGTTGTCATAGCTAAACAATCCAGGAGAGCCCCCAGAGTTGTCATCTCTCAGGTAACAAGGATTGTAGTCGGTCAGATCGTTATCTCTGTTTGATTCTGTCACAAAACTTTTGTTTGGTGACGATATCAGCAGGAGTTGGGGGAGGGCTTTGTGGAGGGCGTCTTGAACGTTGGCAATGATGTCAACAGACAGCGTGTCAGCATAACCCAGAGAGGACGTTGGACAATACTTTAACCTGAATAGAGAGAGATACAAAACATGAAGTTAGAATGCAATCATGCAAGTAGAAATCCTAACAAGACAGATTAAGTTTTACTGTGGCAATTCTTCTGCAATACTAACCATGCTTTGCCTTCATTAGGATCCTCTTTAGGGAGATCGACATAGATGGGGGAGATGACTGTTTGCGAAGGCTGTAAGAGCTGTAATATTGGGTGATAAAATCAAAAGAAAGATTTAAATTCAAAGCAATTTCATTTTGACAACACCTATTGAAAATCATATAACACTACAATGAAATAAAACCTTATATTTTCAGAAGTAAACATTTAAAAACTTAAGAAAATTAAGTGTATTTCTCAATATGGTAATTGCAGGAACAGTGATACCGTAAAATAATCAATAAGAATGAACAAATCTGTCAAAAGGTTTAAGTTAACATTGCAGAGAGCCTCACCTTTTGTTCACCTGGAGTCACATATATAAGAGTTTTGTTTGGGTGTTCGACAACAATGTCCCACCACTTTGCTTTGAGCCTATGATCAAAACAGTGGACAAATCAACTTTATAAGAatgacagacagaagaacagagaaATAAAACTGCTCCAAAAGAAGAAACAAATTGCAAGGTATGAAAAATTGCTTTCTGCATGTAATGTAAAAAGAGTATTTTAGGGAAAATTACTTACCTAAccccacaaacaaacacaacactgGTAATGAAGATGGCGGTAACGCTAAGGCCAATAATGATATTCATCAGTAGGCTTTTAAAGGAAGCAGCTGTAAAGTATAGAATATGAAAAAAGGTCCTGAATGTCTTTCCTTCACAGAAAGTTTCCCTTCTGACTGGTAGGTAAGTGTACATTCTTGGTTTCCCGTACTACAAATAAGAATGTGCTATTGGAGAAAAGCCAAGGGCATGCAAAGTGTTTGGGTCACTGCTGACACGTTGCCCCAATGGAGTTCAAAATATATGTTTCTGATAAATTCTTCAGAAAAATAATCCATTCTCAGCTAAATCTATACAGCTCACATAAGCGTTTGAATGAGCAAAACAATTTCAGCAGTCTCTCAAATTGTGTTTCCTTCTACAAGCTTGTCTTATCATAACAGCTCCATGATCTTTGGGCACCTCTCTATGGGATGGTCCAGGCATCTCTGCCTGAAACGAGGACTTCATGGGTTCATGGATGGGTTAAATTAAATACATCCCTATAGGGGGTGTAGCTGTGATGACAGTTAAGGCTAGATTACTAGAATATTACAAGGAATTGAAAATAATGTGTTTATTTTAAATTATCAACGTTTTAATCCAGCCAATTCAGTTATACACATATGAGAAACAGGGCACTGGATAGTGTTATACAACACTTACATGATGATGGGTTCCGAAAACAGTAAAATGAGATTTAGAAAAGACAAACTGTCATCTTGGAGAGTCTTGATATTCTTATTTTTTCTCTACAAGTCAAACTTTAACTGACTTTTTGTGGAATGATCAAATTTTAAGTAGTCAAATATATTTTACATTGCATCTTTATTACATATATAGAAACCCAGTAAGGTGTAGTTTGTGAAAGACAGTGGTTGCCCACATAATAAAGCCGCTTTTAGAACATCATATTGTGATCGAGAAGATGTACTGTGGTCATGTGTGACAGACCCATCACTAAGTAAACGCAAAATCAACTTTCAGTGTTTGTGCTGCACAGAAAAAAACAGATTGCTATGAACCTAAATTATCTTAAGAAAATGATTTTAAAATAATACTTACGGGTTTTGAATTCCCATTCTTGGCTTCTGTCACTGTGCTGTTTAAGTAAATAGTAGCTTCTAACACTGACCACATATTCTGTGTTTGGCTCCAGGTCTCTCTCAAGGATTTCATAGGTTGACAATCTGGTAGGTATTGACTCTgtctatgaaaaaaaaaatagtatGCTAGGTAACTTTTTCCAGTGACATGTTTTTTGTCTAGCAtttacaacagcaaaaaaaaaaaagaaaaatgttcaaTGCGACTTAATCACAAAGAATAACAGATATCACATTACCAACCAAAAAAGACCAATAAACCTTATCACTGAAAATGCAAAAATTGTAAGGGAAATCCTTTTCTCTTCTGACAAAAATAACCCTCTATTCTTAAATACATTTCATCATTGGTAGTAAAATTCAGTTATACAAGCCTTTATCATCTTTCATGTTCACCACCATTGACTTTATCATTCTGCTATCAACAAAAAGTCTCATTCACATATCACGCTAAAAAAAATTCCCTACCCAGTAATTTAAGTCATACAAACATATTAGcagctgctaatatatatatatatatacactaccgttcaaaagtttgggatcacccaaacaattttgtgttttccatgaaaagtcacacttattcaccaccatatgttgtgaaatgaatagaaaatagagtcaagacattgacaaggttagaaataatgatttgtatttgaaataagattttttttacatcaaactttgctttcgtcaaagaatcctccatttgcagcaattacagcattgcagacctttggcattctagctgttaatttgttgaggtaatctggagaaattgcaccccacgcttccagaagcagctcccacaagttggattggttggatgggcacttctttgagcagattgagtttctggagcatcacatttgtggggtcaattaaacgctcaaaatggccagaaaaagagaactttcatctgaaactcgacagtctattcttgttcttagaaatgaaggctattccatgcgagaaattgctaagaaattgaagatttcctacaccggtgtgtactactcccttcagaggacagcacaaacaggctctaaccagagtagaaaaagaagtgggaggccgcgttgcacaactgagcaagaagataagtacattagagtctctagtttgagaaacagacgcctcacaggtccccaactggcatcttcattaaatagtacctgttagagcctgtttgtgctgtcctctgaagggagtagtacacaccggtgtaggaaatcttcaatttcttagcaatttcttgcatggaatagccttcatttctaagaacaagaatagactgtcgagtttcagatgaaagttctctttttctggccattttgagcgtttaattgaccccacaaatgtgatgctccagaaactcaatctgctcaaagaagtgcccatccaaccaatccaacttgtgggagctgcttctggaagcgtggggtgcaatttctccagattacctcaacaaattaacagctagaatgccaaaggtctgcaatgctgtaattgctgcaaatggaggattctttaacgaaagcaaagtttgatgtaaaaaaaatcttatttcaaataaaaatcattatttctaaccttgtcaatgtcttgactctattttctattcatttcacaacatatggtggtgaataagtgtgacttttcatggaaaacacaaaattgtttgggtgatcccaaacttttgaacggtagtgtatatatatatatatatatatatatatatatatatatatatatatatatatatatatatatatatatatatatatatatatatacagtgcatccggaaagtattcacaccccttcactttccccacattttgttatgttacagccttactccaaaatggattaaattgctttttttttctcatcatctacacacaataccccataatgacaaagtgaaaatggttttgtagaTATTTTCGCAaatttcttaaaaataaaaaactgaaatattgcatgtacataagtattcacaccctttgctatgacactcaaaattgagctcaggttcatcctgtttccactgatcatccttgagatgtttctacatcttgattggagtccacccgtagtaaattcaattgatcggacatgatttggaaaggcacacacctgtctatataaggtcccactgttgacagtgcatgtcagagcagaaaccaagctatgaagtcaaaggaattgtctgtggacttccgagacaggattgtatcgaggcgcagatctggggaagggtacaaaaaaatttctacagctttgaagttcccgaagagcacagtggtctccatcattcgtaaatagaaaccgtttggatccaccaggactcttcctagagctggtcacccagccaaactgagcaatcgggggagaagggccttggtcagggaggtaaccaagaacccgatggtcactctgactgagctccagcgttcctctgtggagatgggagaatcttccagaaggacaaccatctctgcagcactccacaaatcaggcctttatggtagagtggccagacagaagcctctgctcagtaaaaggcacatgacagcccgcttggagtttgccagaaagcaccctaaggactctcagaccatgagaaacaagattctctggtctgatgaaaccaagattgaactctttggcctgaatgccaaacatcacgtctggaggaaaccaaacacctctcatcaccttgctaataccatccctacagtgaagcatggtggtggcagcatcatgctgtggggacgtttttcagcagcaggaactgggagactagtcaggattgagggaaagatgaatggagcaaagtacagagagatccttgatgaaaacctgctccagagcactcaggacctcagactggggcgaaggtttacctttcaacacgacaacgaccctaagcacacagccaagacaatgaaggagtggcttcgggacaagtctgtgaatgtccttgagtggcccagccagagcccagacttgaaccccattgaacatctctggaaagacctgaaaatagctgtgcagcgacactccccatctaaccttacatagcttgagaggatctgcagaaaagaatgggagaaataccccaaatataggtgtgccaagcttgtagcttcatacccaagaagacttgaggctgtaatcgctgccaagggtgcctcaaccaagtactgagtaaagggtgtgaatacttatgtacatgcattatttcagttttttatttttaatacatttacaaaaatttctacaaaacctttttcgctttgtcattatggggtattgtgtgtagattgatgagaaaaaaaaggaatttaatccattttggaataaggctgtaacataacaaaatgtggggaaagtgaaagggtgtgaatactttccggatgcactgtatatattagcagctgatgagtgcacgatgcacgaaacaggcctgtactgcaatgcattaaaaaattttttcctgtatttcctgtatctgtgttgatatatatatataaaccagtgagtcaagtaaattctttatgagacagtacaagcctgtttcatgccataagcaatcatcagctgtcaataaagctactcaggaaagaacataccatttactgcctcgtcatgcacatcatgtgtgcacaacatccaatggggaagggagacgtgcgacattcaaaatttccaaaacatgtgatcgctaaggtccaatggggggggggttggtatttgtctattgacatgatttatttataattacaaaatatgtgcttgtatctatgtctgcaaccgctggccaattcattcctgttattcaatgtggacatttctggtttgcaaatgatcaaatatttttcagttaggcatagattgcacattttactactggttgaatatgctttgttctttgagaggattttccaggtggttgaataattaatgtttctgtccgccaatgaccaaatataacggcttaaagatgttacattctttaaacggttgtttctaaagctacatgtgtgcattaaacctctttttgaatgtcccCTCTGTCAGACCGACGcatgtctctattttgctgttgtcctttctcgtcaccgtagcttggtaggtaactcctttcgtctggcattttctttcgagggggcatgagtcgttcacacggcagctgCAGTTGGAGGAGTCCGGTTTTGaggaaggtgtcattgatttgttcatgatcctTGAGTTGTGGGAggttattatttgttgaatgttaggcgtgcagctgtaactaattttgatggtgttccaattgaatatcttcctcagatgATGGTccagggtaaagcacttatccaaaagttcaaaaaactgcttgccgatgtttgtggccacagtgtcactgtagggtggtgtgtgtgtgtgtgtgtttgtgtgtgtgtgtgtgtgtgtgtgtgtgtgtgtgtgtgtgtgtgtgtgtgtgtgtgtgtgtgtgtgtgtgtgtgtgtgtgtgtatacagtccAAACAgttccaaagtccaaagacacgtaggtcagatgaatcgaccatactaagttgtcctgaggcttgactgtgtgtgtgtgtgtgtgtgtgtgtgtgtgtgtgtgtgtgtgtgtgggccctgtgatggcctagcggcctgtccagggtgtcttcccgcctgctgtccaatgactgatgggataggctccagcatacccatgaccctgagagcaggataagcgatttggacaatggatggatggctatatatcatctgatcatcagccgcttctcca includes the following:
- the LOC130111355 gene encoding uncharacterized protein LOC130111355 produces the protein MTRSTEWTRLLRGGMSFTLLILGNMLLATDISGSENEPSQNLQCVNDYETLMFCELTQKGDQDCNEYKLTLVERKKHCTFKRSEHAIGNCSCSIETFFTLGQQHTATLWTAEKQLGTKTFSVNSTIKPKAPAITSVKKTKNGNFEVTWKKNYNSSFATSLTAVVTYRKKGETRETESIPTRLSTYEILERDLEPNTEYVVSVRSYYLLKQHSDRSQEWEFKTPASFKSLLMNIIIGLSVTAIFITSVVFVCGVRLKAKWWDIVVEHPNKTLIYVTPGEQKLLQPSQTVISPIYVDLPKEDPNEGKAWLKYCPTSSLGYADTLSVDIIANVQDALHKALPQLLLISSPNKSFVTESNRDNDLTDYNPCYLRDDNSGGSPGLFSYDNRTYIPIPSCENQIMSGNSETPAPTGMTCGPAYHPGEGVSLRNTCPDPQVQVCRVTGQQDLDLTLFGVSSNMQTDFSYHACDADSETLPSSFSVSSDHDPNVSEEVGGTTDTGDLRYVC